TGTAAAGGAAGAACCAAGAAAGGCAGGACAGCTTGACAGGGTCATTGCCAAGACGATCGATTTTATAATTGTCGGAGCGCTTGTTGAGATAATTCCTGTGGCAGGCTATTTTGCAGGGCTGGTATATCTTCTGATCTCTGACGGGGTGAATGAGGGCAGGAGCCTGGGTAAGTGGCTCATCGGATTGAGGGTCGTTCTCAGGGGTTCTCCTTCGGTGCAGTGCAGCTTGAAAGAGTCTATATTGAGAAATTTTTTCTTTGGCGTCGCATACCTTATTTTCGGCGTTTTAAGAGTGATACCGTTAATAGGGTGGATATTATCGATTGCGGTCTTTGGAGTTGTTGTATTTTTTGAATGGCTTATCATGTTCGGCAGTGTGGATGGAGGGCGTTTCGGTGACGAGATCGCCAAGACAATGGTTATTGAAGGGAAATAGGGAGGAATAGATGTTTCAGAAAATATTAGGCTGGTTCTCAAATGATCTTGCAGTTGACCTCGGCACTGCAAATACGCTTGTATATGTAAAAGGCAAGGGCATAGTCAGCAATGAGCCTTCGGTCGTGGCTGTTATGAGGCAGACGGGAAAGGTCATCGCTGTAGGCGCTGAGGCGCAGAAGATGCTCGGCAGGACACCGGCGGATATTATAGCAATGAGGCCGTTAAAGGACGGCGTTATCGCTGATTTTGATAAGACAGGCGAGATGCTCAAATACTTCATCAGAAAGGTGCATAACAGAAAGAGCTTTATCTCTCCGAGGATCGTTATCGGTGTTCCATCCGGCATTACTCAGGTTGAACAGAGGGCGGTCAAGGATGCGGCGCAGGCATCAGGCGCCAGGGAGATATATCTTATCGAAGAGCCGATGGCAGCTGCGATAGGCGTTGGAATGCCTATAGGCGAGCCTTTCGGCAATATGATAGTTGATATCGGCGGCGGCACTACAGACGTTGCGGTCATATCACTGCATGGTGTCGTATACAGCAAGGCTGTCAATGTCGGCGGCGATAAGATGGATGAGGCTATCGTCAGCTATATCAAGAGCAAGGCCAGGATACTTATCGGCGACAGGACAGCTGAATTTATCAAGAGGGAGATCGGCTCAGCTTTTCCGGTCAATGAAGAGAACAAGACAATGGATATCAAGGGCAGGGACCTTGTCTCAGGTATTCCAAAGACGGTCACTATCAATGAAGAAGAGATCAGGGAAGCCATACATGAATCTGTCATGGTCATCATAAACACGATAAAGGTCGCGCTTGAAAATACTCCGCCTGAACTGGCTTCGGATATAGTTGACAGGGGTATTATACTTGCAGGCGGCGGAGCATTATTAAGAGGGCTGGATGTTCTTTTGAGAGAGGAGACAGGCCTGCCTGTGACAGTAGCCGATGACCCGCTTCTTGCTGTTGTAAATGGCGTGGGCAAGGTGCTTGATAACCTTGATATACTGAGCAGGGTATCAATTAAGTAGAGACCCGTTATGACAAATGTCGTAGTTTATAAAAAGCTTCTAAAATAAAATTATATAATGTGTTTAAAAAAAGATATGTTGTATCCACAGTTCTTGTTGTATTAATCGCCGCTATACTTGTCTTCCAGAGCAGGATCGGGAAGGGCCGTATCACTGACACACCTGTCTACCCCATCAAGACGATCGAGAAGGTTCTCTCATCTGCAACAAAAGGAACCGGAGATTTTTTCAGGACATATATATTGCCGCGTGAGGGCCTTGAGAAGAGGGAGCTTAATGCCCGGCTCAGAAAGCTTCAGGAAGAGAGCAATAAATACATTGAGGCTGAGCTTGAGAACAAGAGGTTGAGGGATATGCTTGACCTGAAATCTCAGAGGCCTGAATTTGTAACTTCCGCAGAGGTCTTTGCAAGAGACCCTTCAAACTGGTATCAGGTCATCTGGATAAACAAGGGTTCTGATGACGGCGTTGAGAAGGAGATGATAGCTGTCACGCCGGCCGGAGTTGTCGGAAGGATACACAGGATATTCAATGACAGCTCAAGCGTTATACTGCTTACGGATGCGAGTTCAGCGCTTGCCGTGAGGATGCAGTCTACAAGGGCTGAAGGAATACTGGAAGGCAGGGGCGGCAATATATGCTACCTTAAATACGTGTCTTCAGAGGCCGAGGTTGAGGTCGGAGATGCTGTTATCTCTTCCGGGCTTGATAAGATATTCCCTGAAGGTCTTGTGGTTGGTTATGTCACAGAGCTGGTAAAGGATGAGGGCGGTATCTTTCATACCATCAAGGTTGCGCCTTCACAGGATCTTAATGCACTGGAGGAGGTTGCGATCCTGAAGAGATGAAAGACTTTCTCCTGTATACCTTGGCGGCTTTTCTGCTTATCTCACTTCAGGCTGTATTGTTCAAGGTTGTCAAACCTGACCTGCTGCTTGTTCTTGTATGTCTTTACAGCCTGAGATACGGCGGCGCAAAGAGTGTGGCATTCGGATCTGCGGCAGGGCTGATGGCAGACTCTGCAAGCGGCTTTTTGATCGGGCCTCATATTATCTCGATGCTTTCTGCGTCTGTCGTAATGAATTTTCTCAGAGAGAAGTTATTCAAGTGGAACTCTTTTATATTTGTCGTTGTGGTCACCTGTGTCACGGCAGCTGATATAATATTCATCTATATTTACACAAAGACCTTCTCCACCATCTCTCCTGTGGACATCTTATCCGGCGCTTTCATGCTGGAGGTTATTTATACAGCTGCCGCAGCGTTTGTTTTTTATCGCGTCATGATGCCTGATACAGATTTTATACAGCAGGAATCATCTTACACAAAGAACCTTTATTGGAAATCTTAAGTTTTGTTGATCGATCATTATGGAAAGAAGGATCCTTGCCAGTTCATATTTGGTATTACTTGTCTTTGCCCTCCTTGTGCTGAAGCTATTCAATCTTCAGATAATAAGAGGCGAGGAATATAAAAAGGTCTCAGACAATAACAGGCTGAAGATCGTGAGAAGGCCTGCGCCCCGCGGCATCATATACGACAGGAACGGCATGGCCTTTGTGAGCGACATGCCTTTTTTTGATGCTTCTGCTGTGAAGAAAGGCCTGCCTGAAGACTGGAATACTCTCTTCTCTCTTAGCTCACTTCTTAATATTTCCACTGAAACATTAAAGGCGATCCTTAATAAACCGCCTGTCAACAATTCTGATGAGATAAAGCTCAAGGAGAACCTGTCGTTCGATGAGGTTGCAACTCTTGAGGCGAGAAAGATGGAGTTCCCCGGCCTTCAGGTTGATGTGAGGACAGGAAGGAAGTACCTTTACGGAGCGCTTGCAGGCCATGTCTTAGGTTATTTGAACAGGCTGACCCCGGGCCAGCTGAAGAATGATGATTTCAGCGATGTCCCGCAGGAGGCATTTGTCGGGCAGTACGGCGCGGAAAAGTTCTATGATGACCTGTTAAGGGGAGTTGCCGGGGGCGAGATAATTGAAGTTGACGCAATGGGAAGGGAGATAAGGGTTGTCAGTTTCGAGCCGTCCATAAAGGGGAAGGATATCAGGCTGACCATTGATATGATGACCCAGCTTGAGGCTGAGAGGAGCCTCGCAGGGAAGACCGGCGCTGTTGTTGCTGTTGACCCTCAGACAGGCGAGATATTAGCGCTTGCAAGTTCGCCGTCCTTTGACCCCAACCTTTTCTCCGGAGGCATAAGCCATGATGAATGGAGCAGCCTTGCGGATAATCCTGACAAGCCGCTTCTTAACAGGGCGATACAGAGCCGTTATCCGCCGGCCTCGACCTTCAAGGTCATCACAGCTATAGCCGCGCTTGAGCAGGGGATAATCACTGAAGACACAACATTTGACTGCAGAGGCTCTTTGAAGATCGGCGGCAGAGATGTCGGATGCTGGCAAAAAAAGGGCCACGGCAGGATCGGCCTGCACAGGGCGCTGGCTGAATCGTGCGATGTCTATTTTTATGAGATAGGCAAAAGGATAAATATTAATACGCTTGCGGATTATGCTCAAAGGTTCGGATTGGGGAGGACTTCAGGCATTGATATTAACGGAGAGATAACAGGCATGGTTCCAACTTCTGAATGGAAAGAGAGGGTGAAGCACGAAAAGTGGTATATGGGAGAGACGGTCAGCGCTTCAATAGGCCAGGGATACATGACCGCTACGCCACTGCAGATGGCGATGCTTACCGCTGCTGTTGTCAACGGCGGCAGGCTGATCAAGCCGTCAATATTGATGAGGGATGAAGGCGGGCCTTCATTGAATGAGGAGTCTGTCCGCGTAAGGGCTGAGACGCTTGATATTATAATGAGTGGGATGAGAGGCGCGGTTCAGGAAAGGTCAGGGACCGGCTGGTCGGCAAATTCAAAACTTACCAGCATCGGGGGCAAGACCGGGACTGCGCAGGTAGTTGGCAAGGACTCTTTTTCTAAAGGCTATAATAAGAAGTTCAAAGACCATGCATGGTTCATCTCTTTTGCACCTGTAAATAACGCAGAGATAGCTGTAGCTGTCTTTGTGGAGAACGGAGGTTTCGGCGGAGTGGCTGCCGCGCCTATAGCAAAAAATGTAATAGAGGCTTACATGAAATCCAAAACAGAGAACGAGAAGCTCAGGCTTGAGAAACTGAAAGAGATGACTGAGAAGTCCATGCCGGAGATCGTGAATGAGGCATCCGGAACTGAGAGCTCAGAACCCGGAAGCGGGGACTAAAAAACTTTTATGATAGACAGAAGGCTGATATATAATTTTGACTGGGGCATGTTCATTGCCGCGCTTTTATTGGCTCTGATAGGTGTTTCAACTATCTACAGCGCCACCAGGCCTGTCTTTGATGCTGAACAGCAGTCTTTTTATATAAGGCAGCTTTACTGGATCGGGCTCAGCGTAATATTCTTTCTGGCAGTTATCAGTGTTGATTACAGGCAGATCGTCAGATATTCTTTTCTGATATACGGAGCCGGGATAATTCTTCTGATCCTGGTAATCTTCATAGGCAGGAAGGGCATGGGCGCGCAGAGGTGGATACCTCTCGGATTCCTCTCTTTTCAGCCGTCTGAATTCTTCAAGCTCTTTTTTATATTGGCAATGTCACGTTATCTTGCCGCAATGGGAGAGAATTTAGACCTCGGCATGTTAAAGATCTCAAAGATCGCCGCGGTCTTTTTTGTAGTCCCGGCTATCCTTATAGCCACACAGCCGGACCTGGGCACAGCGCTTATATTGCTCTTTATTTTCATATCCATGCTCTTCATTGCAGGCATAAGAAGAAGGCTGCTGGTGATCGCGGTTATCATAGGGATAATCTCTCTCCCCTTTGTCGGGAATGTATTCTGGGGAGGTTTGAAGGGATACCAGAAGAACAGGATAGTGGCATTCATGGATCCTAAGGTTGACCCTCAGGGGGTCGGTTATCATATCAAGCAGTCAAAGGTCACTATAGGTTCAGGCGGTTTTACAGGCAAGGGTTATATGAAGGGCACACAGGGGCCGCTGAGGTTCCTTCCTGAAAAGCATACGGATTTCATATTTGCCATCTTTGCCGAGGAATGGGGATTTGTCGGCTCGCTCATCCTCTTTCTCTTTTATCTCTTCATAATTCTGCGGGGATTTGATACCGCAAAAAAGGCGAGGGACCTTGAAGGGGCTTACCTTGCGGCAGGGATCACATTCATGTTCACTTTCTATTTCATTATCAATGCAGGCATGACGATGGGGATGACACCGGTAGTCGGCGCGCCTTTGCCTTTAATGAGCTATGGAGGCACCGCGCTTCTTTCAAATTTTCTTTCATTAGCGCTGATAGAGAATGTTAGGATGCGGAGGCTCCCGAACCCTTTTAATTAAGCTGGATTATTTATTGTCTTTATGTTGCCGGCCAAATGTCGTATAATTTTTTAACTGATCCATTAATTATAAAAGCAGGTGGGTAATGTTTGTTAAGACCGCGGAGTTCATAGGCAGGGCTGTAAAAAAACCGATAGAAGAGGTTGGGCAGGTGATCCTCCTGCTGGTTTCTGTTATAAAGCAGACTATTAAGCCTCCCTATGAGATAAGAAATACAGCAAAGCAGATGGTTGAGATAGGGATAAACTCGCTCCCTGTGGTCATTATTACCGCTGTCTTCACAGGGATGGTTCTTGCGCTTCAGAGTTATACCGGGTTTAAGAGGTTCGGTGCAGAGGGGCTTGTCGGTTCTGTTGTTGCACTGTCTATGACGAGGGAGCTCGGGCCTGTTCTCTGCGCCCTTATTGTAACAGGACGCGCAGGCGCAGCCATGGCGGCAGAGCTTGGGACCATGAGGGTCACCGAGCAGATAGACGCGCTTGAGACGCTTGCCGCCAACCCGGTCAAGTATCTCATCGTGCCGAGGTTCCTTTCAGGCCTGATAATGATGCCTGCGCTTGTCATTGTCACTGATATCATAGGGATAATGGGCGGATACTTTGTCACAGTGACTCTGTTAGGCGCAAGCTCCACTTCATACCTGAACGCGACATGGGACTATCTCGAGGCTGCGGATATTTATAACGGCCTGATAAAGGCTGCATTTTTCGGCGCATCCTTCGCTCTTATCAGCTGCTACCGCGGATATTACACAAGAGGCGGAGCTGAAGGCGTAGGCAAGGCCACTATCGGCGCTGTCGTGCTTTCATCAATGACGATACTTATCTCTGACTATTTTCTGTCAGCATGGCTTTTCTGATGATAGAGCTGATCGATATACATAAATCTTTCGGCAATAACCATGTCCTGCGCGGCGTGAACCTGAAGATAGAGAAGGGCGAGAGCCTTGTTGTTATAGGCGGAAGCGGCTCGGGAAAGAGCGTTATCCTTAAACACATAATAGGGCTGCTGGCCCCTGATAAGGGGAAGGTATTCATTGATTCCGTTGACCTCTCCGGGCTTGATGAAGACGGGCTTAACAATATCAGGAAGAAGTTCGGAATGCTATTTCAGTCAGCAGCGCTCTTTGATTCCATGAGAGTCTGGGAGAATGTGGGTTTCGGCTTGATGAGACATACCAGGATGTCTGAAAAGGAGATCAAAGAGGCAGCGTCGCAGAAGCTCAAACTCGTTGGTCTTGCCGGTGTGGAAGACCTTATGCCTTCAGAGCTTTCAGGAGGCATGAGAAAGCGCGTCGGGCTTGCCCGTGCGATAGCGATGGAGCCTGAGATACTGCTTTATGATGAGCCGACCACAGGGCTTGACCCTATAATGGCTGATGTAATAGATGAGCTTATCATAGAGATGAGGGAGAGGCTGAATATCACCTCTATCGCCATAACTCACGACATGAAGAGCGCTTATAAGATTGCAGATAGGATCGCCATGCTTTATAATGGAGTTATTATTTCAGAAGGCACACCGGATGAGATTAAAAATACCAAAGACCCTGCGGTGAAACAGTTTGTCGAGGGAAATGCCGAGGGCCCTATAACACTTCAGGGAATGGAAAGATGAAAAATTTATCAGCAGAGCTAAAAGTGGGGATATTTGCAATCATAGTCATCCTTATCCTTTCTTATATGACCCTGAAGGTTGGTATCCTCTCAAATATATTGGATAAGGGCTACAGGCTGCATGTGGTCTTTGACAATATAAGCGGCCTTGACGAGAACTCAAGGATAAAGATAGCAGGCGTTGACTCAGGCATTGTGAAAAAGATAGAGCTTAAGGATGGCAAGGCAGAGCTGACGCTCATGATAAGGCCTGAGAACAAGATCTATGAGAATGCCAAAGCCTCTTTGAGGATGACAGGGCTTCTTGGTGACAAGTACCTTTCCCTTACAACAGGAACCTCTGACCATGCCCTTCTTAAAGACGGCGATTATATAACTCATATCGACCCTTCCGCTGATATGGATGTGCTTGCCACTGAGCTCACAGCTGCCGGTGCTAACGTAGGCACACTTGCGGGAACATTAGGCGACATACTTCAGGATCCTGAAAAAAAGGCGATATCAGAGATGATCCATAACCTTAAGATAATATCAGAAGACCTGAAGGTCATACTTACCGAAAATAAGGAGCCGTTGCATGTTACCCTTGCTAATTTTGAGGAATTTTCAAAGACGCTTGCTGAAAAAGGCCCGAGCCTTATTGCCAGCCTTGAGAGGGTTGCTGCCAAGCTGGATGAAAAGGCGCCCGGGCTGGTTGATGATCTTCAGCAGGTTGTCGGAGACCTTAAAGTTGTGATCGAGGAGAACCGTTATGCGCTGAAGGATAGTGTTGAAAATATCAGAGATGTGTCTGCGTCAGTCAATAAGATCACCACCAAGCTGGAAAAAGGCGAGGGCACGATCGGGAAACTTCTGAAAGAGCAGGATCTGTATGACTCTCTGAACAAGGTTGCCGATGGGGCAGGAAAGGCGATGGATGTTGCTGACAAGCTCAGGACCTACATGGACTTCAGGACAGACTACAGTATCAGGGGCAGTGACTGGAGAGGGTATTTTGACCTTACGCTTCAGCCGAGGGCTGATAAATACTATATTCTCGGAGTGGTAAAAGACCCCAATGGTTCGGTGGAAACAACAGTTACAGATATAAACGGGGTCATATCAACCAAAGAGGAGGTTGCCAGTAAAGTCGAGTTTACTGCGCAGTTTGCAAAACGATTTGAGAATCTTGCTCTCAGGATAGGCATGACAGAGTCAACTCTCGGGGTCGGCAGTGATTATTATTTTAATGATGATATCGGCAGGGTAAGGTTTGATATCTGGGACTTTAATGCCGATGAAGTAAATGCAGACAGGGCCCATGCAAAGATAGGTGTCGATTATAAATTCTTTAATTATATGTTTGTAAGCGGCGGTATAGATAACTTCTTTAATGAAGACCAGGTCGGCGCATACATCGGCGGCGGCTTCATGTTTGAGGATGAGGACTTCAAATACATCTTCGGCAAATCACCAAACCTTTCATTGCCGTAACTCTTTTCATTTCTTTAATAATTAGACAATTCCCTATTTGTTTGATACGATAACTAAATGGTATTGGCATACAATTTGCTCAGTCAGTCAGTCAGTCAGTCAGTCAGTTCTCTTATGGAGATTCGATGTTAATAGAGAGCGACTATTTCAAAAATATTTTCAACACTGTTCGTGAACCTATTCTCATTCTGGATGGAAACCTTAAAGTTCTGTCGGCCAATCAGAGCTTCTTCAATATTTTCAAAGTAGATTCTGCAAATACTATCGGTACTTATTTATACGATCTTGGAAATGGACAATGGAATGTCCCGGCTCTTCGCGTTCTGCTTGAGGATATTCTTCCGAAGAAAACCAGCGTTGAGAACTTCACAATTGAACATAATTTTGAGAGCATCGGACAGAAAGCCATGCTCCTTAACGCCTGCAAAATCACAGAAAAGACAATCGGACAGCCGATAATCCTCCTTGCCATCGAGGACATCACCGAGCGCAAGCGAATGGAAGTCTTGTTAGCAGATGAAAACACTGCAGAGCGCATTTGGTTGGTAGAGTTGTTAATGAAGTCTGAGGAGCGCTACAGGCGAATTTTTGAGACCGCAAACGACGGGATAGTGCTTCTCGAAAAAAGCGAAGGGACTATAGCACATGTCAATCCGGCCACAGAGAAAATGTTGGGTTATACCAAACATGAGAGCATCGGAAAAAAACTTCAGGATATCGGCATATCGCTCGACACAAGTGATATGCCAACGATAATACAAGCCTTAGATAAGAGCGGCATTATTAATTATAAGGATGTTCCGATAAAAACCAAGTCCGGACAACATATCGACGCGGATATATATATGGTCAACAAAGCAGAATTGGCACAGTGTAATATTCGTGATGTCAGTGATCAAAAGAAGGCGGAGGAGGATCGTGATCTTTTAATAAGTGAACTTGACATCAAGAACCGTGAACTTGAGCAGATACTCTATGCCGCCACGCATGACCTGAAGACACCGCTTGTCAACATTAACGGTTACACCGGTGAGGTAAAGAAATCCATAGAGGGCATAGTGAATCTGATAGAGACGGCAGATATATCTTCAGAGATCAGGAAAGAGATAACATCACTTACAAAAGAACTTCCCGATTCATTTGGTTTTATAAGCACGAGCGTTTCACATATGGACATTCTTCTTAACGGGTTTTTGCAGTTTTCGCGTTCCGGCAGTGTTGAATTAAAGAAAGAAGATATAGATATGAATATGCTGATAAATGAGATATCAGGCAATCTTAATTATAAATTAAAGGATGCAGGCGCAAGTATTGAAGTAACGGACTTGCCGGGATGCAATGGAGACAGGAAACAGATAAGTATGGTCTTCTCAAATCTTATGGAAAACGCTGTTAAATATCTTGACCCTGCTCGAAAAGGTGAGATAAAAGTCACAGGCTATGAGGAAGGTGACAGCTCTGTCTATTGCGTTGAGGATAACGGCATCGGCATTGCACTTGAGCATCAGAAGCAGATATTCCACATATTCCACCAGCTTGATCCTGCAAAGGGAGGAGAGGGGCTGGGGCTTATGATAGTGCAGAGGATAGTTGAGAGGCACGGCGGGAAGGTATGGCTTGAGTCTGAGGCAGGCAAGGGGAGCAGGTTCTTTGTGGAACTGCCCGGCGTAATGCTTACATCCTCACCTTCGTAATAACCCCGTG
The DNA window shown above is from Thermodesulfovibrionia bacterium and carries:
- a CDS encoding rod shape-determining protein — protein: MFQKILGWFSNDLAVDLGTANTLVYVKGKGIVSNEPSVVAVMRQTGKVIAVGAEAQKMLGRTPADIIAMRPLKDGVIADFDKTGEMLKYFIRKVHNRKSFISPRIVIGVPSGITQVEQRAVKDAAQASGAREIYLIEEPMAAAIGVGMPIGEPFGNMIVDIGGGTTDVAVISLHGVVYSKAVNVGGDKMDEAIVSYIKSKARILIGDRTAEFIKREIGSAFPVNEENKTMDIKGRDLVSGIPKTVTINEEEIREAIHESVMVIINTIKVALENTPPELASDIVDRGIILAGGGALLRGLDVLLREETGLPVTVADDPLLAVVNGVGKVLDNLDILSRVSIK
- the mreC gene encoding rod shape-determining protein MreC; the encoded protein is MFKKRYVVSTVLVVLIAAILVFQSRIGKGRITDTPVYPIKTIEKVLSSATKGTGDFFRTYILPREGLEKRELNARLRKLQEESNKYIEAELENKRLRDMLDLKSQRPEFVTSAEVFARDPSNWYQVIWINKGSDDGVEKEMIAVTPAGVVGRIHRIFNDSSSVILLTDASSALAVRMQSTRAEGILEGRGGNICYLKYVSSEAEVEVGDAVISSGLDKIFPEGLVVGYVTELVKDEGGIFHTIKVAPSQDLNALEEVAILKR
- the mrdA gene encoding penicillin-binding protein 2, which encodes MERRILASSYLVLLVFALLVLKLFNLQIIRGEEYKKVSDNNRLKIVRRPAPRGIIYDRNGMAFVSDMPFFDASAVKKGLPEDWNTLFSLSSLLNISTETLKAILNKPPVNNSDEIKLKENLSFDEVATLEARKMEFPGLQVDVRTGRKYLYGALAGHVLGYLNRLTPGQLKNDDFSDVPQEAFVGQYGAEKFYDDLLRGVAGGEIIEVDAMGREIRVVSFEPSIKGKDIRLTIDMMTQLEAERSLAGKTGAVVAVDPQTGEILALASSPSFDPNLFSGGISHDEWSSLADNPDKPLLNRAIQSRYPPASTFKVITAIAALEQGIITEDTTFDCRGSLKIGGRDVGCWQKKGHGRIGLHRALAESCDVYFYEIGKRININTLADYAQRFGLGRTSGIDINGEITGMVPTSEWKERVKHEKWYMGETVSASIGQGYMTATPLQMAMLTAAVVNGGRLIKPSILMRDEGGPSLNEESVRVRAETLDIIMSGMRGAVQERSGTGWSANSKLTSIGGKTGTAQVVGKDSFSKGYNKKFKDHAWFISFAPVNNAEIAVAVFVENGGFGGVAAAPIAKNVIEAYMKSKTENEKLRLEKLKEMTEKSMPEIVNEASGTESSEPGSGD
- the rodA gene encoding rod shape-determining protein RodA; this translates as MIDRRLIYNFDWGMFIAALLLALIGVSTIYSATRPVFDAEQQSFYIRQLYWIGLSVIFFLAVISVDYRQIVRYSFLIYGAGIILLILVIFIGRKGMGAQRWIPLGFLSFQPSEFFKLFFILAMSRYLAAMGENLDLGMLKISKIAAVFFVVPAILIATQPDLGTALILLFIFISMLFIAGIRRRLLVIAVIIGIISLPFVGNVFWGGLKGYQKNRIVAFMDPKVDPQGVGYHIKQSKVTIGSGGFTGKGYMKGTQGPLRFLPEKHTDFIFAIFAEEWGFVGSLILFLFYLFIILRGFDTAKKARDLEGAYLAAGITFMFTFYFIINAGMTMGMTPVVGAPLPLMSYGGTALLSNFLSLALIENVRMRRLPNPFN
- a CDS encoding ABC transporter permease, which translates into the protein MFVKTAEFIGRAVKKPIEEVGQVILLLVSVIKQTIKPPYEIRNTAKQMVEIGINSLPVVIITAVFTGMVLALQSYTGFKRFGAEGLVGSVVALSMTRELGPVLCALIVTGRAGAAMAAELGTMRVTEQIDALETLAANPVKYLIVPRFLSGLIMMPALVIVTDIIGIMGGYFVTVTLLGASSTSYLNATWDYLEAADIYNGLIKAAFFGASFALISCYRGYYTRGGAEGVGKATIGAVVLSSMTILISDYFLSAWLF
- a CDS encoding ABC transporter ATP-binding protein, which codes for MIELIDIHKSFGNNHVLRGVNLKIEKGESLVVIGGSGSGKSVILKHIIGLLAPDKGKVFIDSVDLSGLDEDGLNNIRKKFGMLFQSAALFDSMRVWENVGFGLMRHTRMSEKEIKEAASQKLKLVGLAGVEDLMPSELSGGMRKRVGLARAIAMEPEILLYDEPTTGLDPIMADVIDELIIEMRERLNITSIAITHDMKSAYKIADRIAMLYNGVIISEGTPDEIKNTKDPAVKQFVEGNAEGPITLQGMER
- a CDS encoding MlaD family protein, with translation MKNLSAELKVGIFAIIVILILSYMTLKVGILSNILDKGYRLHVVFDNISGLDENSRIKIAGVDSGIVKKIELKDGKAELTLMIRPENKIYENAKASLRMTGLLGDKYLSLTTGTSDHALLKDGDYITHIDPSADMDVLATELTAAGANVGTLAGTLGDILQDPEKKAISEMIHNLKIISEDLKVILTENKEPLHVTLANFEEFSKTLAEKGPSLIASLERVAAKLDEKAPGLVDDLQQVVGDLKVVIEENRYALKDSVENIRDVSASVNKITTKLEKGEGTIGKLLKEQDLYDSLNKVADGAGKAMDVADKLRTYMDFRTDYSIRGSDWRGYFDLTLQPRADKYYILGVVKDPNGSVETTVTDINGVISTKEEVASKVEFTAQFAKRFENLALRIGMTESTLGVGSDYYFNDDIGRVRFDIWDFNADEVNADRAHAKIGVDYKFFNYMFVSGGIDNFFNEDQVGAYIGGGFMFEDEDFKYIFGKSPNLSLP
- a CDS encoding ATP-binding protein, which translates into the protein MLIESDYFKNIFNTVREPILILDGNLKVLSANQSFFNIFKVDSANTIGTYLYDLGNGQWNVPALRVLLEDILPKKTSVENFTIEHNFESIGQKAMLLNACKITEKTIGQPIILLAIEDITERKRMEVLLADENTAERIWLVELLMKSEERYRRIFETANDGIVLLEKSEGTIAHVNPATEKMLGYTKHESIGKKLQDIGISLDTSDMPTIIQALDKSGIINYKDVPIKTKSGQHIDADIYMVNKAELAQCNIRDVSDQKKAEEDRDLLISELDIKNRELEQILYAATHDLKTPLVNINGYTGEVKKSIEGIVNLIETADISSEIRKEITSLTKELPDSFGFISTSVSHMDILLNGFLQFSRSGSVELKKEDIDMNMLINEISGNLNYKLKDAGASIEVTDLPGCNGDRKQISMVFSNLMENAVKYLDPARKGEIKVTGYEEGDSSVYCVEDNGIGIALEHQKQIFHIFHQLDPAKGGEGLGLMIVQRIVERHGGKVWLESEAGKGSRFFVELPGVMLTSSPS